acgggggctggatctctccagtcgggggctcgacttctccatacgggggctcgatttctccatacgggggctggatctctccagtggggggctcgacttctccatacgggggctcgatttctccatacgggggctggatctctccagtcgtgggctcgacttctccatacgggggctcgacttctccagtcgggggctcGATTTCTCCAGTGGGGGGTTCCATCTCTCCAGTGGGGAGCTGGAtttctccagtcgggggctcgacttctccagtcgggggctcgacttctccatacgggggctggatctctccagtcgggggttggatctctccagtcgggggtTGGATctctccatacgggggctcgacttctccagtcgggggctcGATTTCTCCATTCGGGGGCTGGATCTCTCCAGTggggggctcgacttctccatacgggggctcgatttctccatacgggggctggatctctccagtcgggggctcgacttctccatacgggggctcgacttcttcatacgggggctcgatttctccagtcgggggctcgacttctccatacgggggctcgacttctccagtcgggggctggatctctccatacgggggctcgacCTCTCCAGTCGGGGCTCGATTTCTCCAGTGGGGGGTTCCATCTCTCCAGTGGGGAGCTGGAtttctccagtcgggggctcgacttctccagtcgggggctcgacttctccatacgggggctggatctctccagtcggggttggatctctccagtcgggggtTGGATCTCTCCATACCGGGCTCGActctccagtcgggggccTGCGACTGTCTCCAGTCGGGGGGCTGCGATTGttctccatacgggggctgTGGATCTCTCCAGTGGGGGGCTCGACgtctccatacgggggctcgatttctccatacgggggctggatctctccagtcgggggctcgacttctccataCGAGGGCCCGAGTTCTTCATACGGGGGCTCGAtttctccagtcgggggctcgacttctccatacgggggctggatctctccagtcgggggttggatctctccagtcgggggtTGGATctctccatacgggggctcgacttctcaGTCGGGGGCTCGATCTTCTCCATTCGGGGGCtggatctctccagtcgggggGCTCGACTGTCTCCATACGTGGGGCTCGAtttctccatacgggggctggatctctccagtcgggggctcGAACGttctccatacgggggctcgacttcttccatt
This DNA window, taken from Besnoitia besnoiti strain Bb-Ger1 chromosome III, whole genome shotgun sequence, encodes the following:
- a CDS encoding von Willebrand factor type A domain-containing protein (encoded by transcript BESB_050690) yields the protein MERSNPRLERSNPDWRDPAPVWRSRAPDWRSRAPDWRNPAPHWRDGTPHWRNRAPTGEVEPPYGEIQPPTGEVEPPYGEVEPPTGEIEPPYEEVEPPYGEVEPPTGEIQPPYGEIEPPYGEVEPPTGEIQPPNGEIEPPTGEVEPPYGEIQPPTGEIQPPTGEIQPPYGEVEPPTGEVEPPTGEIQLPTGEMEPPTGEIEPPTGEVEPPYGEVEPTTGEIQPPYGEIEPPYGEVEPPTGEIQPPYGEIEPPYGEVEPPTGEIQPPYGEVEPPTGEVEPPYGEVEPPYGEIQPPTGEIQTPDWRDPAP